A window of the Arachis duranensis cultivar V14167 chromosome 5, aradu.V14167.gnm2.J7QH, whole genome shotgun sequence genome harbors these coding sequences:
- the LOC107488462 gene encoding uncharacterized protein LOC107488462 yields the protein MGIIRSCFSFIAGTVCGIYVAQNYQVPNITKLIDTTLHKAKQVEETYRKPKKKGSDDDNYD from the coding sequence ATGGGTATAATCAGGAGTTGCTTCTCATTCATAGCAGGGAcagtctgtggcatttatgtggCTCAAAATTATCAAGTTCCTAACATCACCAAGCTAATTGACACTACCTTGCACAAGGCAAAGCAAGTTGAGGAAACATATCGCAAGCCTAAGAAGAAGGGTTCTGATGATGATAACTACGATTAG
- the LOC107488463 gene encoding putative cyclic nucleotide-gated ion channel 8: protein MSFSGRPSLMDRLRSIFHVGSRARKNPSQSFRLGVKKGSAGLRTFGRSLKTGVTTWAVFPEDLKVSEKKVFDPQDKHLLHWNKFFEILCIFSVAVDPFFFYLPYFNVKSFCLAIDSTLANFTAALRTVLDFIYLLRISFQFRTAYIAPSSRVFGRGELVIDPAKIASRYLQRYFIIDFMSVFPMPQIIVWKYLYKTRHSEVLSTKTALLRTVILQYFPRFLRFLPLASEVKKTAGVFAENALLGAIYYLIWFMLASHITGSVWYLLAIERNDTCWNNVCLEDNRCNSHFLYCGSTNKHIPGFDAWKNVSEDVLVKKCFVDGEFNYGIFAQAIKSGIVASVEVFPKFCYCLWWGLQNLSTIGQGLSTSTYSKEVWFSIAIAVMGLILFALLIGNMQTYLDSMSVHLDEMRIQRRDSELWMHHRSLPPELRXXXXXXXXXXXRRYDQYKWLNTRGVDEESLMKSLPKDLRRDIKRHLCLNLVKRVPLFANMEERLLDAICERLKPTLYTEGTDIVREGDPVNEMLFIIRGRLESVTTDGGRSGFFNRGLLKEGDFCGEELLTWALDPKAAANLPSSTRTVKAINEVEAFALEAEELKFVASQFRYIHSRQVQHTFRFYSQQWRTWAAIYIQAAWRRYMRRKHTMQRRQEEEYYYDSDDSGGDSAKALVKRSSSSSSFATTMYASRFAANVLHGHRLREAGSSTSLGRIQKPSEPDFSHYGPK, encoded by the exons ATGTCATTCTCAGGCAGACCGAGTTTGATGGATAGGCTAAGATCGATCTTCCATGTTGGCAGCCGCGCAAGGAAGAATCCTTCACAATCCTTTAGGCTAGGAGTGAAGAAAGGATCAGCAGGACTCAGAACATTTGGAAGGTCACTGAAAACTGGTGTAACTACTTGGGCAGTGTTCCCTGAAGATCTCAAAGTTTCAGAGAAGAAAGTGTTTGATCCTCAAGACAAGCACCTTCTCCATTGGAACAAGTTCTTTGAGATCCTCTGCATTTTTTCAGTAGCTGTTgaccctttcttcttctatctcCCTTACTTCAACGTCAAGTCATTCTGCCTCGCCATAGATAGCACACTGGCGAATTTTACAGCAGCACTGAGGACTGTATTGGATTTTATCTATCTCCTGCGCATAAGCTTTCAGTTCCGAACTGCTTATATCGCGCCTTCATCTCGTGTGTTTGGAAGAGGTGAACTTGTCATAGATCCTGCAAAGATTGCCAGTAGATATTTACAGCGATATTTCATTATCGACTTCATGTCTGTGTTTCCTATGCCACAG ATTATAGTGTGGAAATATCTATACAAAACAAGACATTCAGAGGTATTGAGTACAAAAACGGCACTGTTGAGAACTGTGATCCTGCAATATTTTCCAAGATTTCTAAGGTTTCTTCCATTAGCATCGGAAGTTAAAAAGACAGCTGGTGTTTTTGCAGAAAATGCACTGCTTGGAGCCATTTACTATTTGATTTGGTTTATGCTAGCTAGTCAT ATAACTGGCTCCGTTTGGTACTTACTTGCCATAGAACGCAATGACACATGTTGGAACAATGTTTGTCTTGAAGATAATAGATGTAACAGTCATTTCTTGTACTGTGGAAGTACCAATAAGCACATCCCAGGGTTTGATGCTTGGAAAAATGTCAGTGAGGATGTTCTTGTAAAGAAGTGCTTTGTTGATGGTGAGTTCAATTATGGAATCTTTGCTCAAGCAATCAAGAGTGGTATTGTTGCTTCTGTTGAAGTCTTTCCTAAGTTCTGTTACTGTTTATGGTGGGGCCTTCAAAATCTGAG TACAATTGGCCAAGGGCTTTCAACCAGCACCTACAGTAAAGAGGTGTGGTTTTCCATAGCAATAGCTGTTATGGGGCTCATCCTTTTCGCACTTCTGATTGGAAACATGCAG ACATACCTTGACTCAATGTCGGTTCATCTTGACGAAATGAGGATCCAAAGACGTGATTCTGAGCTATGGATGCATCATCGCTCGCTTCCTCCAGAACTAAGGNNNNNNNNNNNNNNNNNNNNNNNNNNNNNNNTCAGACGCTATGATCAATACAAGTGGCTGAATACCCGAGGCGTGGATGAAGAGAGCTTGATGAAGAGCCTTCCAAAAGATTTAAGGAGAGATATCAAACGGCATCTTTGTTTGAATCTGGTTAAAAGG GTTCCTCTCTTTGCTAACATGGAGGAACGCCTGCTCGATGCTATATGCGAGCGACTGAAACCTACTCTGTACACAGAGGGCACTGACATAGTTAGGGAAGGAGACCCTGTCAACGAGATGCTCTTCATCATCCGTGGACGCCTAGAGAGTGTCACCACAGATggtggaaggagtggattcttTAACAGAGGGCTTCTCAAAGAAGGAGACTTCTGTGGTGAGGAGCTACTAACATGGGCACTAGATCCAAAAGCTGCAGCAAACTTGCCATCATCTACTAGGACAGTGAAGGCCATAAATGAGGTCGAGGCATTCGCATTGGAAGCTGAGGAGCTTAAGTTTGTCGCTTCGCAGTTTAGATACATTCATAGTAGGCAGGTTCAGCATACCTTCAGGTTCTACTCACAGCAATGGAGGACATGGGCCGCTATCTACATTCAAGCCGCGTGGAGGAGGTATATGAGGAGGAAACACACCATGCAAAGAAGGCAGGAGGAAGAGTATTATTATGATTCTGATGACAGTGGTGGTGATTCTGCAAAGGCCTTGGTTAAACGTTCCTCAAGTTCATCTAGCTTTGCCACAACCATGTATGCTTCACGCTTTGCCGCGAATGTACTTCACGGTCATAGGCTTCGTGAAGCAGGTAGTTCCACTAGTCTAGGAAGAATTCAAAAACCATCTGAACCTGACTTCAGTCATTATGGTCCAAAGTGA
- the LOC110280989 gene encoding uncharacterized protein LOC110280989: MHGGSRGMSHNNRRTQSVKNSNSEGLDEQGSKPYDGTCFCRLQVVALKSKTRRNPGRWFFRCPLWKTKNTGCRYFQWMDETNEESVGLEEISKNGTQVCNECGVLKGRFTSLETETIHRDGKMMRAHMKRVELFLCIILCGVVLSLILSVICLVR, from the exons ATGCATGGTGGAAGCAGAGGCATGTCCCATAACAATCGAAGGACACAGTCAGTGAAAAATAGTAACTCTGAAGGGCTCGACGAACAGGGGAGCAAGCCATATGACGGGACATGCTTCTGCCGTCTTCAAGTGGTGGCGTTGAAGTCGAAGACGAGGAGAAATCCAGGGAGATGGTTCTTCAGATGTCCTCTGTGGAAG ACGAAGAACACTGGGTGTCGTTATTTTCAGTGGATGGACGAAACCAACGAGGAATCAGTGGGGCTGGAGGAAATCTCGAAGAATGGAACACAAGTATGCAATGAATGTGGAGTCTTGAAAGGGAGATTTACCAGTCTTGAGACAGAGACCATACACAGAGATGGGAAGATGATGAGGGCACACATGAAGAGAGTTGAATTGTTTTTATGCATCATTCTGTGTGGAGTTGTTCTGAGTTTGATTTTGAGTGTGATTTGTTTGGTTAGGTAG